One genomic region from Terasakiella sp. SH-1 encodes:
- the dnaN gene encoding DNA polymerase III subunit beta, with product MKITIERAKLMKSLAHVQSVVERRTTIPILSNVKLDAMGGRLSLNATDMDLDIVESVECEVVTEGATTAPAHMLYDIVRKLPDGSQVELDNGANEELLTLRAGRSKFTLACLPTMDFPLMSGGELDHNFALPAGELKGIIDRTRFAISTEETRYYLNGIYVHAGENNGVPVLRSVATDGHRLASVEVPMPEGAADIPGVIVPRKTVGELRKLVDETNDDVAISLSETKIRFAFGDVVLTSKLIDGTFPDYERVIPTGNDKMMELECKTFAAAVDRVSAISTEKSRAIKLSIGPGALTLSASSPDAGSATEEVEVTYDADEIEIGFNSKYLLDIAQQVEGETAQFMLSDGGSPTIVRDAADSSALYVLMPMRV from the coding sequence ATGAAGATTACCATCGAACGCGCAAAGCTTATGAAGTCTCTCGCACACGTTCAAAGCGTTGTGGAACGTCGCACGACGATTCCGATTTTGAGCAATGTGAAACTGGATGCCATGGGTGGTCGTTTGTCCCTGAATGCAACGGACATGGATCTGGATATCGTTGAAAGCGTGGAATGTGAAGTTGTGACCGAAGGGGCAACAACCGCACCGGCCCATATGCTTTATGATATCGTGCGCAAATTGCCCGATGGTTCTCAGGTGGAACTGGATAATGGGGCGAATGAAGAACTGCTGACGCTGCGTGCAGGACGTTCCAAGTTTACATTGGCCTGTTTGCCGACAATGGATTTCCCACTGATGTCTGGTGGGGAGCTGGATCATAATTTTGCCCTGCCCGCAGGTGAGTTAAAAGGCATTATTGATCGCACGCGCTTTGCGATTTCAACTGAAGAAACACGTTATTACCTCAATGGTATTTATGTTCATGCCGGCGAAAATAATGGCGTGCCGGTTTTACGCTCTGTTGCAACTGACGGTCACCGTCTGGCCAGTGTGGAAGTACCCATGCCGGAAGGCGCAGCTGACATCCCCGGTGTGATCGTGCCGCGTAAAACTGTAGGGGAACTGCGCAAGCTGGTTGACGAAACCAACGACGATGTGGCGATTTCCCTGTCAGAAACAAAAATTCGTTTTGCCTTTGGCGACGTGGTGCTGACGTCCAAGTTGATTGATGGCACGTTCCCGGATTACGAACGCGTGATCCCGACAGGCAACGACAAGATGATGGAACTGGAATGCAAAACCTTTGCCGCTGCTGTTGATCGGGTCTCTGCCATCTCAACGGAAAAATCTCGTGCGATTAAGCTGTCTATCGGTCCCGGTGCGCTGACGTTATCTGCCAGCAGCCCGGATGCAGGCAGTGCGACGGAAGAAGTCGAAGTGACCTATGATGCTGATGAAATTGAAATCGGCTTTAACTCCAAATATCTGCTTGATATTGCCCAGCAGGTGGAAGGCGAAACGGCGCAGTTTATGCTGTCTGATGGCGGCTCCCCGACCATTGTGCGTGATGCGGCTGATAGCAGTGCGCTTTATGTTTTGATGCCGATGCGTGTGTGA
- the recF gene encoding DNA replication/repair protein RecF has product MSDIGAQHQLGNAVAIALTRLTLSNFRCYDFERLDLDPACVVLTGSNGAGKTNILEAVSLLAPGRGMRRAKAAELARRDDGCDEDSGRAWGVAATVQTTGGPVDIGTGREETGKKSGTRERRVVRIEGESARGQSVLADYVDVVWLTPQMDRLFLDGAIARRRFLDRLVYGFDPKHAGRMNAYEHGLRERAKLLKTGRNDDRWLSGLEEQMATKAVAVAAARKDIGQRLNILAVEGYGPFPGARLSPTGMIESWLDEFSALEVEDKFRAFLAEHRSIDAQVGGARDGVHKSDLQVRHVPKDQPADVCSTGEQKALLTGMVLANTKALALDRGRIPLLLLDEVGAHLDEDRRTALFEAIRAMGAQAWMTGTDRDMFNSLSGHANFFEVSKAAVNRVNE; this is encoded by the coding sequence GTGAGTGACATCGGTGCACAACATCAATTGGGCAATGCGGTTGCAATCGCGCTAACCCGTCTGACTCTCAGTAATTTTCGATGTTACGATTTTGAACGCCTTGATCTGGACCCGGCCTGCGTTGTTTTAACGGGCAGTAACGGGGCCGGAAAAACCAATATCCTTGAGGCGGTGTCTTTGCTGGCACCAGGGCGGGGGATGCGCAGGGCCAAGGCGGCAGAGCTGGCTCGACGAGATGATGGATGTGATGAAGACAGTGGCCGTGCCTGGGGCGTGGCTGCCACCGTTCAAACCACAGGTGGCCCGGTGGATATCGGGACAGGCCGGGAAGAAACGGGAAAGAAAAGCGGGACACGCGAGCGGCGTGTGGTGCGCATTGAAGGGGAAAGTGCCCGTGGGCAATCTGTCTTGGCAGATTATGTCGATGTGGTGTGGCTGACCCCGCAGATGGACCGATTGTTTTTGGATGGGGCCATCGCAAGACGGCGGTTTTTGGATCGGCTGGTTTATGGGTTTGACCCCAAACATGCCGGGCGGATGAATGCATATGAGCATGGCTTGCGTGAACGGGCCAAATTGCTCAAGACAGGGCGTAACGATGATCGTTGGTTATCGGGCCTTGAAGAACAAATGGCCACAAAGGCGGTGGCAGTGGCAGCAGCACGAAAAGATATCGGGCAGCGGCTCAATATCCTCGCCGTTGAAGGTTATGGTCCTTTTCCAGGGGCACGATTGAGCCCAACCGGGATGATTGAAAGCTGGTTGGATGAATTCAGCGCCTTGGAAGTGGAAGATAAATTCAGGGCCTTTCTGGCGGAGCATCGATCCATTGATGCGCAAGTCGGCGGGGCCAGGGATGGGGTGCATAAAAGCGATTTACAGGTGCGCCATGTCCCGAAAGATCAACCGGCGGACGTTTGTTCCACCGGGGAACAAAAAGCCTTGTTGACCGGCATGGTGCTGGCCAACACCAAAGCCTTGGCTTTGGATCGGGGTCGAATACCGCTTCTCCTGTTGGATGAAGTCGGGGCGCATCTGGATGAAGATCGCCGCACGGCCCTGTTTGAAGCCATTCGTGCCATGGGTGCACAAGCCTGGATGACAGGGACGGACAGGGATATGTTTAATTCCTTGTCAGGCCACGCCAATTTCTTTGAGGTTTCAAAGGCGGCGGTCAATCGGGTGAATGAATAA
- the gyrB gene encoding DNA topoisomerase (ATP-hydrolyzing) subunit B, whose translation MSEENQTVEGANPEEYGADSIKVLKGLEAVRKRPGMYIGDTDDGTGLHHMVYEVVDNGIDEALAGHCDLLVVTLNGDNSITVSDNGRGIPVDIHAEEGVSAAEVIMTQLHAGGKFDSNSYKVSGGLHGVGVSVVNALSDWLELKIYRDGKEHFVRFENGEAVAPLKITGDAPIKEDGTPETGTFVTFHASAEIFAITEYDYNTLEHRLRELAFLNSGVRMLLRDERHAEAKETPLHYEGGLIEFVKYVDRSKNALLPDPVMMTGTKADNNGEEVGVEVSMQWNDSYHENVLCFTNNIPQRDGGTHLAGFRGALTRTVNAYAQESGLAKKMKVTISGEDIREGLTCVVSVKVPDPKFSSQTKDKLVSSEVRPVVEGIVGEALKEWFEEHPNEAKQIIGKICEAAAARDAARKARELTRRKGVMDISSLPGKLADCQERDPAKSELFIVEGDSAGGSAKQGRDRKSQAILPLKGKILNVERARFDKMLSSAEVGTLITAMGTGIGHEDFNIEKCRYHKIIIMTDADVDGSHIRTLLLTFFFRQMPEIIERGYLYIAQPPLYRVKRGNSEVYLKDEKALEDHLVNLAVDDCVLQIHSGEQIGGEDLRERINNARKVNAMLNQLSSKVPSHILEQAAIAGALNIELLQDEARGLEAAQSVAARLDAIETDLARGWEGSVLDDGSLALSRTLRGVTETHVLDQGLIRSAEARALHAMSEELGESFAQSAKLLQKEKEFEVNGPVALVTTVTDLGKKGMNIQRYKGLGEMNPEQLWETTLDESARSLLQVKVNHGDEAEEVFSTLMGDVVEPRRDFIQDNALKVSNLDA comes from the coding sequence ATGAGTGAAGAAAACCAGACTGTTGAGGGTGCAAACCCAGAAGAATATGGTGCCGATTCCATTAAAGTCCTGAAAGGTCTGGAAGCAGTACGTAAGCGTCCGGGCATGTATATCGGGGATACCGATGACGGCACGGGGCTGCATCATATGGTTTATGAGGTCGTGGATAACGGTATCGACGAAGCTTTGGCCGGGCATTGTGACCTGCTGGTTGTGACCTTGAACGGTGATAATTCTATCACGGTTTCCGATAATGGTCGCGGCATCCCGGTGGATATTCATGCCGAAGAAGGGGTCTCTGCTGCCGAAGTGATCATGACCCAGCTGCATGCCGGGGGTAAGTTTGACAGTAACTCCTATAAAGTTTCCGGTGGTCTGCATGGTGTGGGAGTTTCCGTTGTAAATGCCTTGTCCGATTGGCTGGAACTCAAGATTTACCGCGATGGCAAAGAGCATTTTGTCCGTTTTGAAAATGGCGAAGCCGTTGCCCCGTTGAAAATTACAGGCGATGCCCCGATCAAAGAAGATGGGACACCGGAAACAGGCACTTTTGTGACCTTCCATGCTTCTGCCGAGATTTTTGCCATTACTGAATATGACTACAACACCTTGGAACATCGCCTGCGTGAGTTGGCTTTCCTGAATTCCGGTGTGCGTATGTTGTTACGTGATGAGCGCCACGCCGAAGCCAAGGAAACACCACTTCATTATGAAGGTGGCTTGATCGAATTTGTTAAATATGTGGACCGTTCCAAAAACGCCTTGTTGCCGGACCCGGTGATGATGACAGGTACCAAGGCGGACAATAATGGTGAAGAAGTCGGTGTGGAAGTGTCCATGCAGTGGAACGACAGCTATCATGAAAATGTGCTGTGTTTTACCAACAATATTCCACAGCGCGATGGCGGGACGCATTTGGCGGGTTTCCGTGGGGCACTGACCCGTACGGTGAACGCTTATGCTCAGGAAAGCGGTCTGGCGAAAAAGATGAAAGTCACCATTTCCGGTGAAGATATTCGGGAAGGCTTGACATGTGTGGTTTCGGTTAAAGTACCGGACCCGAAGTTTTCTTCACAAACTAAAGACAAGCTGGTCTCTTCTGAAGTCCGCCCAGTTGTTGAAGGGATTGTTGGTGAGGCATTGAAGGAATGGTTTGAAGAACATCCTAATGAAGCCAAACAGATCATCGGTAAAATTTGTGAAGCCGCTGCGGCACGTGATGCCGCACGTAAAGCCCGCGAACTGACGCGCCGTAAAGGTGTGATGGATATTTCGTCGCTTCCAGGTAAACTTGCTGACTGTCAGGAACGTGATCCTGCCAAGTCTGAACTGTTCATCGTGGAGGGTGATTCTGCGGGTGGATCTGCCAAGCAGGGCCGTGATCGTAAAAGTCAGGCTATCCTCCCGCTCAAAGGTAAAATTCTCAACGTTGAACGTGCGCGTTTTGACAAAATGTTGTCTTCTGCCGAGGTTGGTACATTGATCACCGCCATGGGCACCGGCATTGGTCACGAAGATTTCAATATTGAGAAATGTCGCTATCATAAAATTATCATTATGACCGATGCGGACGTGGATGGTTCACACATTCGTACCCTGCTTTTGACCTTCTTCTTCCGTCAAATGCCGGAAATTATTGAGCGCGGGTATCTCTATATCGCCCAGCCGCCGCTTTATCGTGTGAAGCGGGGGAATTCCGAAGTCTATCTGAAAGATGAAAAGGCATTGGAAGATCATCTGGTTAATCTGGCCGTTGATGATTGCGTTTTGCAAATTCATAGTGGGGAGCAAATTGGCGGGGAAGATTTGCGTGAGCGCATTAATAATGCGCGTAAAGTCAATGCCATGTTGAACCAACTGTCTTCCAAAGTCCCGTCCCATATTCTGGAACAAGCGGCAATTGCCGGGGCGCTGAATATTGAACTCTTGCAAGATGAAGCTCGTGGTCTGGAGGCCGCTCAATCTGTGGCAGCCCGCCTTGATGCCATTGAAACGGACCTGGCCCGTGGTTGGGAAGGCTCGGTTCTGGATGACGGTAGTTTGGCGTTGAGCCGCACGTTGCGAGGTGTCACTGAAACCCATGTGTTGGACCAAGGTTTGATCCGTTCTGCCGAAGCCCGTGCACTCCATGCTATGTCCGAAGAGCTCGGTGAAAGTTTTGCTCAATCTGCCAAACTGTTACAAAAAGAAAAAGAGTTTGAAGTAAACGGCCCGGTAGCCTTGGTCACAACGGTAACGGACCTTGGCAAGAAAGGCATGAATATTCAGCGCTACAAAGGACTAGGTGAAATGAACCCGGAACAGCTGTGGGAAACAACGCTGGACGAAAGTGCCCGTTCCCTCTTGCAGGTCAAGGTCAACCATGGCGATGAAGCCGAAGAAGTCTTCTCCACACTCATGGGCGATGTGGTTGAACCACGCCGTGACTTCATTCAGGACAATGCCTTGAAGGTATCTAATCTGGATGCTTAG
- a CDS encoding cyclic nucleotide-binding domain-containing protein — protein sequence MSDGGTIKKFSNGEVIFKEGTPSDAAYVIVKGAVELTKDSKHGPVRLANLKAGELFGEMGVIDGSPRSATARAIGATTVKEIQPDLLLKGIQNDPELSSKVMGKLVERLRTADEMLAKAGVSPADGAMARPAVAKPPAPAATSPAPKKKGFFARLFNSDKGREATYEILVADFFDDDSNNVTNTFYNALKTKAEQVGGGLINVRKTGSAFAVSDFSDTPMIWGQVKSNAQRWLKELEGDLLVWGEVRARGQTAHLRMAQLHPFRHERAGNIKPCDAIDLPVDLDDELKGYLYGVVIGAMVPGTREQHDSFEGILGPALNGAGDAMHQPLRDLDDEEHIRFEMGYANLQATCATYTRNADYFKAAEESYIKAQRGLRRSNSVMLEGIIKRHLGYCQSAWYDLGGEKNLLEAAIESLRAACTHFHRDNFANDWADLQSSIGQLLFKKDAIDDDDKALRESIAAFQNALQIFTASTTPQRWGEAKHHLARALQLLGSQSDDLEMIARSAEACREALAVRSKKQTPMLWAATQNNLGSALFMLCQRTKKPETAEAATKAFEAALEVYEARKATKLAQVTQNNLHRAQAAALNLGPAEQSPSEDNDSFSEDAFDHDDEPHPS from the coding sequence ATGTCCGATGGCGGGACAATTAAAAAATTCAGCAATGGTGAGGTGATCTTTAAGGAAGGCACGCCCAGCGATGCTGCCTATGTCATTGTCAAAGGTGCTGTGGAACTGACCAAAGACAGTAAACACGGCCCCGTCCGCCTTGCCAACTTAAAGGCAGGGGAACTTTTTGGCGAAATGGGGGTGATTGACGGCAGTCCACGCAGCGCCACCGCCCGTGCCATTGGGGCCACCACCGTTAAGGAAATCCAGCCAGACCTTTTGCTAAAAGGGATTCAGAACGACCCGGAACTGTCGTCCAAAGTGATGGGTAAACTGGTCGAACGGCTGCGCACCGCAGATGAAATGCTGGCTAAAGCAGGGGTTTCTCCAGCCGATGGCGCCATGGCCCGCCCTGCTGTTGCCAAGCCTCCAGCTCCAGCAGCAACATCGCCAGCCCCCAAGAAAAAAGGATTCTTCGCCCGCCTGTTTAACAGCGATAAGGGACGCGAAGCCACCTATGAAATTCTGGTTGCCGATTTTTTTGATGACGATAGCAATAACGTCACAAACACCTTTTATAATGCGCTCAAAACAAAGGCTGAACAGGTTGGCGGCGGGCTGATCAATGTACGAAAAACAGGTTCTGCCTTTGCCGTATCTGATTTCAGCGACACCCCCATGATTTGGGGCCAGGTCAAATCAAACGCGCAACGCTGGCTCAAAGAATTGGAAGGGGACCTGCTGGTTTGGGGGGAAGTCCGCGCACGTGGTCAAACCGCCCATCTACGCATGGCCCAGCTGCACCCCTTTCGCCATGAACGTGCCGGAAACATCAAACCTTGCGATGCCATTGACTTGCCTGTTGATCTGGATGATGAGCTTAAAGGCTATCTCTATGGTGTGGTTATTGGTGCCATGGTCCCCGGAACGCGTGAACAACATGATTCTTTTGAAGGGATTTTAGGCCCTGCCCTCAATGGTGCAGGTGATGCCATGCATCAACCCCTTCGCGATCTGGATGATGAAGAACATATTCGTTTTGAAATGGGCTATGCCAATCTTCAGGCCACCTGTGCCACCTACACCAGAAATGCTGATTACTTCAAAGCAGCGGAAGAAAGCTATATTAAGGCACAACGGGGCTTGCGGCGCAGCAATTCTGTCATGTTGGAAGGAATTATCAAGCGCCACCTCGGCTATTGCCAAAGTGCCTGGTACGATCTGGGCGGCGAGAAAAACCTGTTAGAAGCCGCTATCGAATCTTTGCGCGCAGCCTGCACACATTTTCACCGGGATAATTTTGCCAATGACTGGGCGGACCTGCAATCTTCCATCGGTCAGCTTTTGTTCAAAAAAGACGCCATTGACGATGATGACAAGGCGTTGCGAGAATCTATTGCAGCCTTTCAAAATGCCTTGCAGATCTTCACAGCATCAACCACGCCCCAACGCTGGGGCGAAGCCAAGCACCATCTGGCTCGCGCCTTACAATTACTCGGCAGTCAAAGTGATGACCTTGAAATGATTGCCCGTTCAGCTGAGGCGTGTCGCGAAGCACTGGCCGTACGCAGTAAAAAACAGACTCCCATGCTCTGGGCCGCAACACAAAATAATCTGGGCTCCGCCCTGTTTATGCTATGTCAAAGAACTAAAAAACCCGAAACAGCCGAAGCCGCCACCAAAGCTTTTGAAGCTGCACTGGAAGTCTATGAAGCCCGCAAAGCAACCAAACTGGCCCAAGTCACCCAAAACAACCTGCACCGCGCCCAAGCCGCAGCCCTGAACCTCGGCCCCGCAGAACAAAGCCCTTCTGAAGACAACGACAGCTTTTCAGAAGATGCCTTCGATCACGACGATGAACCCCACCCCAGCTGA
- a CDS encoding GIY-YIG nuclease family protein, translated as MGAKGILEEISPEKGAYILQIHVDKAFEAPIARLKNPLIRPGRYLYCGSAKGPGGIRARVKRHVKRDKKAHWHVDRLTIAFGVEALSIFENTSECDLVSAVLEHSFASQPYPKFGSSDCEVCCAHLVHLDEGVELEGCGFSVPVLRPGHGTCF; from the coding sequence ATGGGCGCAAAGGGCATTTTAGAGGAGATTTCACCTGAAAAGGGGGCATATATCCTTCAAATTCATGTAGATAAGGCGTTTGAAGCCCCAATCGCACGGCTGAAAAATCCTTTGATTAGGCCGGGGCGTTATCTTTATTGCGGCAGTGCCAAGGGGCCGGGCGGGATTCGGGCGCGGGTGAAACGTCATGTCAAACGCGATAAAAAGGCCCACTGGCATGTGGATCGTTTGACCATTGCCTTTGGAGTGGAGGCTTTGTCTATATTTGAAAATACCTCGGAATGTGATCTGGTCTCAGCTGTGTTGGAACATTCTTTTGCCAGCCAGCCTTATCCTAAATTTGGTAGTTCTGATTGTGAGGTCTGTTGTGCCCATCTTGTGCATTTAGATGAAGGTGTAGAACTGGAGGGTTGTGGTTTTAGTGTTCCAGTTTTACGTCCAGGGCATGGTACATGTTTTTAA
- a CDS encoding tetratricopeptide repeat-containing glycosyltransferase family protein has protein sequence MADSATDNQKQFDTLSPDKKSQVLFQQAVQMHQANKLEEALEFYAQAVAFNPNYADAYNNMAVALRKLKRFEAALACYQKSLAIRPAHAGTYSNMGNVLNDLDRIEDSLKAHHKAVELESDNLLYRYNSALVCRDAGRYDEAIALFTHILDQDPSYKDCRWDRALTYLLAGDLKTGFREYDARWELDKSPPRTFAQPRWTGDSLKGRTLFIHREQGFGDAIQFLRLIPALKERFGGTVILECQPELTRLFSTFDGIDQLIAFGQRPPAFDVWIPLMSLAHMLEIDEEAIPTSLPYIQPPKDGRFHVRPAPAGGLNIGIVWAGSPTHQNDRRRSVELERFLPLAGYKDITLFSLQKGDRTEDLKNSGGNCLIIDAGKEIKDFADTASLISQLDLIITIDTSVAHLAGAIGKEVWLMLPFTPDWRWMGKREDSPWYSQMRLFRQPVPGDWDQAFKNMYHALDVKLEH, from the coding sequence ATGGCTGATAGCGCAACGGACAACCAAAAACAATTCGACACCCTGTCTCCTGATAAAAAATCACAGGTCCTCTTCCAGCAAGCGGTGCAAATGCATCAAGCCAACAAGCTGGAAGAGGCTCTGGAATTTTACGCACAAGCCGTTGCCTTTAATCCAAATTACGCCGATGCCTATAACAATATGGCTGTGGCTTTACGTAAATTAAAACGCTTTGAAGCCGCACTGGCGTGTTATCAAAAGTCTTTGGCTATTCGCCCAGCCCATGCGGGTACCTATTCCAATATGGGAAATGTGCTTAATGACCTTGATCGCATTGAAGACTCCCTAAAAGCCCATCACAAGGCGGTTGAACTGGAAAGCGACAATCTTCTCTATCGCTATAATAGCGCTCTGGTTTGTCGTGATGCCGGACGATATGACGAAGCAATCGCTTTGTTTACTCACATTTTGGACCAAGACCCATCTTATAAAGACTGTCGCTGGGACCGTGCCCTGACCTACCTGTTGGCTGGTGATCTCAAAACAGGCTTTCGCGAATATGACGCCCGCTGGGAACTGGATAAAAGCCCCCCGCGCACCTTTGCCCAACCCAGATGGACAGGGGACTCTTTAAAAGGGCGTACGCTGTTCATTCATCGGGAACAAGGCTTTGGCGATGCGATTCAGTTTTTACGTCTAATCCCTGCTTTAAAAGAACGTTTCGGCGGCACCGTTATTCTGGAATGTCAGCCCGAACTCACCCGCCTGTTTAGTACGTTTGACGGGATTGACCAACTCATTGCCTTTGGTCAACGCCCACCTGCCTTTGATGTCTGGATACCGCTCATGAGCCTTGCTCATATGCTGGAGATAGATGAAGAAGCCATCCCCACTTCCCTCCCCTACATTCAGCCCCCCAAAGATGGGCGTTTTCACGTTCGCCCGGCCCCTGCTGGTGGGCTCAATATTGGTATTGTCTGGGCAGGTAGTCCAACACATCAGAATGATCGACGACGTTCTGTTGAACTGGAACGTTTTCTTCCTTTGGCTGGCTATAAAGACATTACGCTTTTCAGCCTGCAAAAAGGCGATCGTACAGAGGACCTGAAAAACAGTGGCGGGAACTGCCTGATTATTGATGCGGGTAAGGAAATCAAGGATTTTGCCGATACGGCCTCCCTGATCAGTCAACTGGACCTCATCATCACCATTGATACATCCGTCGCCCATTTGGCCGGGGCCATAGGAAAAGAAGTCTGGCTGATGCTCCCCTTCACACCGGATTGGCGGTGGATGGGAAAACGCGAAGACAGCCCGTGGTATTCACAAATGCGCCTGTTTCGTCAACCCGTTCCCGGCGATTGGGATCAAGCCTTTAAAAACATGTACCATGCCCTGGACGTAAAACTGGAACACTAA
- a CDS encoding zinc ABC transporter substrate-binding protein — protein MKKTAGALFALSLTTLPLSAQALEVVTSIAPLHSLVSGVMGNTGQSHLIVKGAQSPHNYQLKPSDARKLQNADAIFWIGEEMETFLVHPLKALGQKAAIKAMVPHDEEEHEDHDTHKDHDDHHDDDHHNDHAEHEGHHHGEDDMHIWLDPVNAQKMVHEIEETLSKIDPKNASTYEKNAHELEEKLDHLLHEVEEALHPVHKRPIIVFHDAYSHFEKRFDLNIVAAISISPQKLPGAKRLKEIRHTITHKKAQCVFAEPQFQPKLVQTVIEGTTAKAGVLDPLGAQLEYGTAQYFKLIQNMAQSIKDCIDKSKT, from the coding sequence ATGAAGAAAACTGCTGGTGCCCTTTTTGCTTTATCCCTCACGACTTTGCCACTTTCTGCACAAGCCCTTGAGGTCGTGACCTCCATCGCGCCCCTGCATTCACTGGTTTCCGGTGTTATGGGAAACACAGGTCAATCTCACCTGATTGTAAAAGGTGCGCAATCCCCACATAACTACCAGCTCAAACCATCAGATGCCCGCAAACTGCAAAATGCCGATGCGATTTTCTGGATCGGGGAAGAAATGGAAACTTTCCTTGTTCATCCCCTTAAAGCACTGGGGCAAAAAGCGGCCATCAAAGCCATGGTTCCCCATGACGAAGAAGAACATGAGGATCACGACACCCATAAAGACCATGACGACCACCATGATGACGATCATCATAATGATCATGCAGAACATGAAGGCCATCACCATGGTGAGGACGATATGCATATCTGGCTTGATCCGGTAAATGCCCAAAAAATGGTGCATGAGATTGAAGAGACATTAAGCAAAATTGACCCTAAAAATGCCTCTACCTATGAGAAAAACGCTCATGAACTGGAAGAAAAGCTAGACCATCTTCTCCATGAAGTTGAAGAGGCGCTGCACCCTGTCCATAAACGCCCTATCATTGTCTTCCATGATGCCTACAGCCATTTTGAAAAACGATTTGACTTAAATATCGTGGCCGCCATCAGCATCTCCCCACAAAAACTGCCTGGCGCCAAACGCTTAAAAGAAATTCGCCACACCATTACCCATAAAAAAGCCCAATGTGTTTTTGCAGAACCTCAATTCCAGCCCAAACTGGTGCAAACCGTTATTGAAGGCACAACGGCCAAAGCCGGGGTACTTGACCCACTGGGCGCACAGCTTGAATATGGTACAGCTCAATATTTCAAACTGATCCAAAACATGGCCCAATCCATTAAAGACTGTATTGACAAAAGCAAAACTTGA
- the znuC gene encoding zinc ABC transporter ATP-binding protein ZnuC: MAQSKEALISLKGAGVKRSGRWLIRDVNLDVYPGEIVTLIGPNGSGKSTTLKTAIGLEKPDEGTAVRKAALKVGYVPQKFHLDGTLPLSVRRLMSLTQSYPQELIEQTLAAVGMAQNMEAAVQTLSGGELQRVLMARAFIAKPDLLVLDEPVQGVDYSGEAALYNMIENFREEIGCGVLLISHDLHVVMAKTDRVLCLNGHVCCTGTPELVVNDPQYLELFGARAAESLAIYRHHHDHTHLADGRVMHADGSITEHCHQEDGHHHHETQEENHAG; this comes from the coding sequence GTGGCACAGTCAAAGGAGGCTTTAATTTCTTTGAAAGGGGCAGGGGTTAAGCGCAGTGGGCGCTGGTTGATCCGTGATGTAAATCTGGATGTCTATCCCGGTGAGATTGTCACGTTGATCGGCCCCAATGGGTCGGGGAAAAGTACGACATTAAAAACAGCGATTGGTCTGGAAAAACCTGATGAAGGAACAGCTGTACGCAAGGCTGCCTTGAAGGTTGGGTATGTGCCACAAAAATTCCATCTGGATGGAACGTTACCTTTGTCAGTGCGCCGCCTTATGAGCCTAACCCAAAGTTATCCGCAAGAATTGATTGAACAGACCTTGGCTGCTGTGGGGATGGCACAAAATATGGAAGCCGCAGTCCAAACCTTGTCAGGGGGGGAATTACAGCGGGTTTTGATGGCGCGGGCCTTTATTGCCAAACCGGATTTACTTGTGTTGGATGAGCCTGTGCAAGGCGTGGATTATTCTGGTGAGGCGGCACTCTACAATATGATTGAAAATTTTCGCGAAGAAATCGGATGCGGGGTTTTGTTAATCTCCCATGACCTGCATGTGGTGATGGCAAAAACAGACCGGGTTCTGTGCCTGAATGGGCATGTTTGTTGTACCGGAACGCCGGAATTGGTGGTCAATGATCCGCAATATCTGGAACTGTTTGGGGCACGTGCTGCAGAATCTTTGGCAATCTATCGACATCATCATGATCATACCCATTTGGCTGATGGCCGGGTGATGCATGCTGATGGCTCCATTACGGAACATTGCCATCAGGAAGATGGCCATCACCACCATGAAACCCAAGAGGAAAACCATGCTGGATGA